One Acidobacteriota bacterium DNA window includes the following coding sequences:
- a CDS encoding NCS2 family permease: protein MTPGAAAPKWFVRGDLDGFFGLAVDNLIQFLLILDLCVSMCGLEASFVVSRILPGAAVSLLVGNLFYAWQARRLAAREGRDDVTALPFGINTISLFAFVLFVMAPTFQEWSSRPGVTREQAAMVAWQVGLVACFLSGVIEAAGGLIAARVRRATPRAALLATLAGIAVGFISMEFVLRTFQHPLVAFVPLAILLARYLGGVRLPFGLPGGLVAITVGTAIAWSLHFMGLPGTPALGGDIFGSLGVHLPILSLSPLLTALSSPDVWGRISIIVPMGLINVLGSLQSLESAEAEGDAFPSGSSLAVNGVATIAASAFGSCFPTTLYIGHPGWKRLGARSGYSVLNAAFFTVVAFTGLIGAIARVVPIEAGMAILIWIAMIIVSQAFTATPKEHAPAVVLGLLPGLAAWGWLLVEMTQLGMKLSGQVGWGTGLPAIVDALGATSIPYVRGLLSLKSGFMFSAMFIAAIAVFLTERKFVQAALWSLGAAVFSIAGLMHAYTLTPTAVREEILPGFAWQAALGYLGMAGVFAVMARARRNHKATS, encoded by the coding sequence ATGACGCCGGGGGCCGCGGCCCCGAAGTGGTTCGTGCGGGGAGATCTGGACGGGTTCTTCGGCCTCGCGGTCGACAACCTGATCCAGTTCCTCCTGATCCTCGACCTGTGCGTGTCGATGTGCGGCCTCGAGGCGTCGTTCGTCGTCTCGAGGATTCTCCCCGGCGCCGCCGTGAGTCTCCTGGTCGGCAACCTCTTCTACGCGTGGCAGGCGCGGCGCCTCGCGGCGCGGGAGGGGCGCGACGATGTCACCGCCCTCCCCTTCGGCATCAACACCATCTCCCTCTTCGCCTTCGTCCTCTTCGTGATGGCCCCGACCTTCCAGGAGTGGTCGTCCCGACCCGGCGTGACGCGCGAGCAGGCGGCGATGGTCGCCTGGCAGGTGGGCCTCGTGGCGTGTTTCCTCTCCGGGGTCATCGAAGCCGCCGGCGGCCTCATCGCGGCGCGCGTCAGGCGGGCCACCCCGCGTGCCGCGCTCCTCGCGACCCTCGCCGGGATCGCCGTCGGCTTCATCTCGATGGAGTTCGTCCTCCGCACCTTCCAGCACCCGCTCGTCGCCTTCGTCCCGCTCGCGATCCTCCTCGCCCGGTACCTCGGCGGCGTGAGGCTCCCCTTCGGCCTTCCGGGTGGGCTCGTCGCGATTACGGTGGGGACGGCGATCGCGTGGTCCCTCCACTTCATGGGCCTGCCGGGGACGCCGGCGCTCGGCGGCGACATCTTCGGCTCACTCGGAGTGCACCTCCCGATCCTTTCGCTCAGCCCCCTTCTCACGGCCCTCTCGAGCCCCGACGTGTGGGGGCGCATCTCGATCATCGTCCCGATGGGGCTGATCAACGTGCTCGGATCGCTCCAGAGCCTCGAGAGCGCCGAGGCGGAGGGGGACGCTTTCCCGAGCGGATCGAGCCTCGCCGTGAACGGCGTCGCGACGATCGCCGCCTCGGCCTTCGGCTCGTGCTTCCCGACGACCCTCTACATCGGCCACCCCGGGTGGAAGCGCCTCGGGGCGCGCTCGGGGTACTCGGTCCTCAACGCCGCCTTCTTCACGGTCGTCGCCTTCACGGGGCTCATCGGCGCAATCGCCCGCGTCGTGCCGATAGAGGCCGGGATGGCGATCCTGATCTGGATCGCGATGATCATCGTCTCGCAGGCCTTCACCGCGACGCCGAAGGAGCACGCGCCGGCGGTCGTCCTGGGGCTCCTTCCGGGCCTTGCGGCGTGGGGGTGGCTGCTCGTCGAGATGACGCAGCTCGGGATGAAGCTTTCAGGGCAGGTGGGTTGGGGGACCGGGCTTCCGGCGATCGTCGACGCCCTCGGCGCGACGTCGATCCCCTACGTGCGTGGTCTGTTGTCGCTGAAGTCGGGGTTCATGTTCTCGGCGATGTTCATCGCCGCGATCGCCGTCTTCCTGACCGAGCGGAAGTTCGTGCAGGCGGCGCTGTGGAGCCTCGGGGCGGCCGTCTTCTCGATTGCGGGGCTGATGCACGCGTACACGCTCACCCCCACGGCGGTGCGGGAGGAGATCCTCCCGGGGTTCGCGTGGCAGGCGGCGCTTGGTTATCTGGGGATGGCGGGGGTGTTCGCCGTGATGGCGAGGGCGCGACGAAATCACAAGGCGACGTCGTAG
- a CDS encoding Fic family protein: MAPVAHYVWQHPDWTRRWRWESDRLLEPLARTRKAQGDLLGRASGLGLDLRMEARAETLVDEAVGTAAIEGVSLDPRSVRSSVTRRLGLSSAGMPAPDRHADGLVEVLIDATQKYAEPLTPRRLKDWQAALFPGGRSGLRKIVVGEWRRTKEPMRVVSGPVGRERVHYEAPPAGHVAREMTRFLAWWREGSDPEEGLLRAGLAHLWFVTVHPFEDGNGRIARAITDMALAEDEKTGLRLYSMSARIRAERRTYYDVLERTQAGDGGITDWLEWFLLCLTRAVQASETRLDRVLAKSRLWQRQAGIVINERQLKVINRLLDAGPEGFEGGLTTRKYSGMTGTSRATAQREIADLVEKGFLRQLEGGGRSTSYDVAL; encoded by the coding sequence ATGGCCCCCGTGGCTCACTACGTCTGGCAGCACCCGGACTGGACCCGCCGCTGGCGGTGGGAGAGCGACCGGCTGCTCGAACCGCTCGCCCGGACACGCAAGGCCCAGGGCGACCTGCTGGGGCGGGCCTCCGGACTCGGGCTCGATCTCCGAATGGAGGCGAGGGCGGAAACACTCGTCGATGAAGCCGTCGGCACGGCCGCCATCGAGGGGGTGTCGCTCGATCCCCGGTCCGTGCGTTCATCGGTGACCCGAAGGCTGGGCCTCTCTTCGGCAGGCATGCCGGCGCCTGACCGCCACGCCGACGGCCTCGTGGAAGTGCTCATCGACGCGACGCAGAAGTACGCCGAGCCGCTGACCCCGCGGCGCCTCAAGGACTGGCAGGCGGCTCTCTTCCCGGGAGGCCGCTCCGGGCTCCGGAAGATCGTCGTGGGGGAGTGGCGCAGGACGAAGGAGCCGATGCGGGTCGTCTCCGGTCCGGTCGGCCGCGAGCGGGTGCACTACGAGGCGCCGCCCGCCGGGCACGTAGCCCGGGAGATGACCCGCTTCCTCGCCTGGTGGCGCGAAGGATCGGATCCCGAGGAGGGGCTCCTCCGAGCCGGATTGGCTCATCTCTGGTTCGTCACTGTCCACCCCTTCGAGGACGGCAACGGCCGGATCGCCCGAGCCATCACGGACATGGCCCTGGCGGAGGATGAGAAAACCGGCCTTCGCCTCTACAGCATGTCCGCGCGGATTCGAGCCGAGCGGCGCACCTACTACGACGTCCTCGAGCGGACCCAGGCCGGCGACGGCGGCATCACCGATTGGCTCGAGTGGTTCCTGCTCTGCTTGACCCGTGCGGTTCAGGCTTCCGAGACACGTCTCGATCGCGTGCTCGCGAAGTCTCGACTCTGGCAGCGGCAGGCAGGGATCGTGATCAACGAGCGTCAGCTCAAGGTCATCAACCGGCTGCTCGATGCCGGCCCGGAGGGATTCGAGGGGGGCCTCACCACGCGCAAGTACTCCGGTATGACGGGGACGAGCCGGGCCACGGCGCAGCGCGAGATCGCCGATCTCGTCGAGAAAGGCTTTCTCCGTCAGCTCGAGGGGGGCGGGAGGAGCACGAGCTACGACGTCGCCTTGTGA
- a CDS encoding S9 family peptidase, producing MTPARRPLRIFAAAVLLALVAPASPRGAAEEHPAYPDAPKISQIDDYHGTKVADPYRCLEDLDSAQTKAWVEAENKVTFAFLDQIPERPQIKQRLTKLWNYERYGIDFKQGGRYFHTKNDGLQNQSVWYWQPSLTVEPKILLDPNKLSADGTVALDGLSISEDAKLAAYSIQTSGSDWREWKVRNVDTGEDLPDLIRWSKFSGAAWTHDGKGFFYSRYDEPAAGTKMVGANYFQKLYYHRIGNPQETDALVYERKDHKEWGLGGQVTDDGRYLAINVSEGTDPKNRFFYKDLAEKDSKVVELLVDFDASYNFIDNDGPVFWFLTDLKAPRGRIIAIDTRNPARDNWKEIVPESKDTLRSVNALNNSFVATYLKDAHSAVKVFSLDGKFVREVALPGIGSANGFGGRRSDTETFYSFAGYTQPTTIYRYDPVADRSTVYRKPIVDFDPNEYETQQVFYNSKDGTRVPMFITGKKGYRLDGSNPTYLYGYGGFDIPLTPAFSASQLVWMEMGGLVAIANLRGGGEYGEEWHLAGTKLHKQNVFDDFIAAGEWLVANKYTSTPKLAIAGGSNGGLLIGACLNQRPDLFGAALPAVGVMDMLRFHKFTIGWAWASDYGNADDPDQFKAIYAYSPLHNIKPGTKYPATLVTTADHDDRVVPAHSFKYAATLQAAQGGDAPILIRVETKAGHGSGKPTAKIIEEAADAWSFLVRELKVDVPAAR from the coding sequence ATGACCCCCGCCAGAAGACCCCTGCGCATCTTCGCCGCCGCCGTCCTTCTCGCGCTCGTGGCCCCGGCGAGCCCGCGTGGCGCGGCGGAGGAGCATCCCGCCTATCCCGACGCTCCGAAGATCTCCCAGATCGACGACTACCACGGGACGAAGGTCGCCGATCCCTACCGCTGTCTCGAGGACCTCGACTCGGCGCAGACGAAGGCGTGGGTCGAGGCCGAGAACAAGGTGACCTTCGCCTTTCTCGATCAGATCCCGGAGCGCCCGCAGATCAAGCAGCGGCTGACGAAGCTCTGGAACTACGAGCGGTACGGCATCGACTTCAAGCAGGGGGGGCGCTACTTCCACACGAAGAACGACGGCCTGCAGAACCAGAGCGTCTGGTACTGGCAGCCCTCCCTGACCGTCGAGCCGAAGATCCTCCTCGACCCCAACAAGCTCAGCGCGGACGGCACCGTGGCCCTCGACGGCCTCTCGATCAGCGAGGACGCGAAGCTCGCCGCCTACTCGATCCAGACCTCCGGCTCCGACTGGCGGGAGTGGAAGGTCCGCAACGTCGACACGGGCGAGGACCTCCCCGACCTGATCAGGTGGAGCAAGTTCTCGGGAGCGGCGTGGACCCACGACGGCAAGGGGTTCTTCTACAGCCGCTACGACGAGCCCGCGGCCGGCACGAAGATGGTCGGCGCCAACTACTTCCAGAAGCTCTACTACCACAGGATCGGGAACCCTCAGGAAACCGACGCTCTCGTCTACGAGCGGAAGGATCACAAGGAGTGGGGGCTCGGCGGGCAGGTCACCGACGACGGACGCTACCTCGCGATCAACGTCAGCGAGGGGACCGACCCGAAGAACCGGTTCTTCTACAAGGATCTCGCCGAGAAGGACTCGAAGGTCGTCGAGCTCCTCGTGGACTTCGACGCCTCGTACAACTTCATCGACAACGACGGCCCCGTCTTCTGGTTCCTCACCGATCTGAAGGCGCCGCGCGGCCGCATCATCGCCATCGACACGCGGAACCCCGCGCGCGACAACTGGAAGGAGATCGTCCCCGAGTCGAAGGACACCCTCCGCAGCGTGAACGCGCTCAACAACTCGTTCGTCGCGACGTACCTGAAGGACGCGCACTCCGCGGTCAAGGTCTTCTCGCTCGACGGGAAGTTCGTCCGCGAGGTCGCCCTCCCCGGCATCGGTTCGGCGAACGGCTTCGGCGGGCGAAGGTCCGACACCGAGACCTTCTACTCGTTCGCGGGGTACACGCAGCCGACGACGATCTACCGGTACGACCCCGTCGCCGACAGGAGCACGGTGTACCGGAAACCGATCGTCGATTTCGACCCCAACGAGTACGAGACGCAGCAGGTCTTCTACAACAGCAAGGACGGCACGCGCGTCCCGATGTTCATCACCGGGAAGAAGGGGTACCGGCTCGACGGGAGCAACCCGACGTATCTGTACGGCTACGGCGGCTTCGACATCCCGCTGACCCCCGCCTTCTCGGCGTCACAGCTCGTGTGGATGGAGATGGGGGGCCTCGTCGCGATCGCGAACCTCCGCGGCGGCGGCGAGTACGGCGAGGAGTGGCATCTCGCCGGCACGAAGCTCCACAAGCAGAACGTCTTCGACGACTTCATCGCCGCGGGGGAATGGCTCGTCGCGAACAAGTACACCTCGACCCCGAAGCTGGCGATCGCGGGGGGGAGCAACGGCGGGCTCCTGATCGGAGCGTGTTTGAACCAGCGGCCGGATCTCTTCGGCGCCGCCCTCCCGGCGGTCGGCGTCATGGACATGCTCCGCTTCCACAAGTTCACCATCGGCTGGGCCTGGGCCTCGGACTACGGCAACGCCGACGACCCGGACCAGTTCAAGGCGATCTACGCCTACTCCCCGCTCCACAACATCAAGCCCGGGACGAAGTACCCCGCGACCCTGGTCACCACGGCCGATCACGACGACCGCGTCGTGCCGGCGCACAGCTTCAAGTACGCCGCGACGCTCCAGGCGGCGCAGGGGGGGGACGCGCCGATCCTGATCCGCGTCGAGACGAAGGCGGGGCACGGAAGCGGCAAGCCGACGGCGAAGATCATCGAGGAGGCCGCCGACGCGTGGAGCTTCCTCGTCCGCGAGCTGAAGGTGGACGTCCCAGCGGCCCGGTGA